From a region of the Salvelinus alpinus chromosome 2, SLU_Salpinus.1, whole genome shotgun sequence genome:
- the LOC139557141 gene encoding transcription initiation factor TFIID subunit 4-like isoform X4 — translation MDASSSESDSSAGHRQGKTVAVSASIITPLPNHGGKVASSASQTLNGGSLMNCHNSGSAVSRTGTPLSNSCTSSGNASVAVTVVNNGPGLSKGHASAVMPPSLNTTIIQTSFVNSQNVVTSSHAANVVTSSHAASLGTGPAISHIVRPSMQTAGSGTAMNGPNAGLPFDCLNNGQSPTSVAVSAGSHIIMAEAPKTIIQNAPCAVTNPSFQSAPRASTPVTVAASPGGSRSIAQQVLAPRHPQTSPNQPNVQNIQLPPGMVLVRSESGQLLMIHQQTLAQMQSQSQSQGVMAPRPATPTSTPPFQITSVQAPGTPILTRQVTPTTIIKQGSPVPTSAPVTTTLQKPPVTTTLQRPPVLQSPMIVVGAAAGTSMGTALPGATQRTVTASPGTTVTLATETMENVKKCKNFLSTLIKLASSGKQSSETAANVKDLVKDLLEGKIEVEDFTNRLYRELNSSPQPYLVPFLKRSLPALRQLTPDSAAFIQHSGLQQQASATTPTMVVLDSPALRPVAPTIRPHLISKQGLTTPMVLQSQQQGAMVRPLQVTPMVTLRGPPPHSHIMMGQPQVQLKQLQTVPMVKPGVLTGSKLSPGAPSLATVVQKNKLKEAGGTFRSAMDDDDINDVASMAGVNLSEESARILATNSELVGAVTRSCKDEAFLHTSTLTRRILEIGKKFGVSDLGPEVVNYVSHASQTRLQNLLEKVSEVAQQRNINFKEDSRYEQTSDMRAQIKFFEQLDQMEKQRKEEQEREILMKAAKSRSRQEDPEQLRLKQKAKEMQQQELFQLRQKEANLTALAAIGPRKKRKMEAAAAAAGAEGSGSSPSASGSGSSGASRQFIRQRITRVNLRDLLFCLENERDTSHSHLLYKGFLK, via the exons ATGGATGCCTCATCGAGTGAGTCGGACTCATCGGCAGGACACCGCCAAGGAAAGACTGTTGCTGTCAGTGCCAGTATAATAACTCCTCTCCCAAACCACGGAGGGAAAGTAGCCTCTTCCGCATCTCAAACTTTGAATGGAGGCAGTTTAATGAACTGTCACAATTCAGGAAGCGCTGTCTCTCGCACTGGGACACCGCTGTCAAATAGTTGCACGAGTAGCGGCAATGCCTCGGTAGCTGTCACAGTTGTCAACAACGGGCCGGGGTTGTCAAAAGGACATGCGAGCGCAGTAATGCCACCTTCATTGAACACCACTATCATCCAGACATCATTCGTGAACTCTCAGAATGTTGTCACCTCGTCTCACGCTGCGAATGTTGTCACCTCGTCTCACGCTGCGAGTCTGGGCACTGGACCTGCCATATCACATATTGTGAGGCCATCTATGCAAACTGCGGGATCGGGTACAGCGATGAATGGTCCTAATGCGGGATTGCCTTTCGATTGCCTGAACAATGGTCAGTCGCCCACCTCTGTGGCTGTCAGTGCGGGGTCGCACATCATCATGGCAGAGGCGCCCAAAACAATCATACAGAATGCTCCTTGTGCTGTAACGAACCCGTCGTTCCAGAGCGCACCAAGGGCTTCCACTCCGGTGACAGTGGCTGCGAGCCCGGGAGGGAGCCGTTCTATCGCGCAACAGGTGTTGGCGCCTCGGCACCCCCAGACATCCCCGAACCAGCCCAACGTTCAGAACATCCAGCTTCCCCCAG gtATGGTCCTGGTGCGTAGTGAGAGTGGGCAGCTGTTGATGATCCACCAGCAGACCCTGGCTCAGATGCAGTCCCAGTCCCAATCCCAGGGAGTCATGGCCCCCCGCCCAGCCACCCCCACCAGCACTCCTCCTTTCCAGATCACCTCAGTCCAG GCTCCTGGAACGCCCATCCTCACTAGGCAGGTGACTCCCACCACTATCATCAAGCAGGGCTCGCCTGTGCCAACCTCTGCTCCTGTCACCACCACACTCCAGAAGCCTCCTGTCACCACCACACTCCAGAGGCCTCCTGTCCTACAG AGTCCCATGATTGTGGTAGGGGCTGCTGCAGGCACTTCTATGGGGACAGCGCTACCAGGGGCCACCCAGAGGACCGTCACCGCATCACCCGGGACCACTGTCACCTTGGCAACG GAGACGATGGAGAATGTGAAGAAATGCAAGAACTTCCTGTCTACATTAATCAAGCTGGCGTCCAGCGGGAAGCAGTCCTCAGAGACTGCCGCCAACGTTAAAGACCTGGTCAAAGATCTCCTG GAAGGGAAGATTGAAGTGGAGGACTTCACCAACAGGTTATACAGAGAGCTCAACTCCTCACCTCAGCCTTACCTCGTGCCTTTCCTCAAG aGGAGCCTTCCTGCCCTGCGGCAGCTCACCCCAGACTCAGCAGCCTTCATCCAGCACAGTGGACTCCAGCAGCAGGCCTCTGCCACCACCCCCACCATGGTGGTACTGGACAGCCCAGCCCTGCGCCCTGTAGCCCCAACCATCAGACCACACCTCATCAGCAAACAGGGGCTGACTACCCCAATG GTGCTCCAGTCTCAGCAGCAGGGGGCAATGGTAAGGCCTCTTCAGGTGACCCCCATGGTGACCCTCAGAGGTCCGCCCCCCCACAGTCACATCATGATGGGACAGCCACAGGTGCAGCTCAAACAGCTACAGACAG TCCCTATGGTGAAGCCTGGAGTGTTGACTGGATCTAAGTTGTCCCCTGGTGCTCCCTCTCTGGCCACTGTAGTTCAGAAGAACAAGCTGAAGGAAGCTGGGGGCACGTTCAGGTCAGCTAT GGATGACGATGACATCAATGATGTGGCATCTATGGCTGGGGTTAACCTGTCTGAGGAGAGTGCCCGTATCCTGGCAACCAACTCCGAGCTGGTGGGAGCGGTGACACGGTCCTGTAAGGACGAGGCCTTCCTCCATACCTCCACACTGACCAGAAGAATACTGGAAATAG GTAAGAAGTTTGGTGTGAGTGATCTGGGGCCGGAGGTAGTGAACTACGTGTCCCACGCCTCCCAGACCAGGCTGCAGAACCTGTTGGAGAAAGTCTCTGAGGTGGCCCAGCAGAGGAACATCAACTTCAAG GAGGACAGTCGGTACGAGCAGACGAGCGACATGCGTGCCCAGATCAAGTTCTTTGAGCAGCTGGATCAGATGGAGAAACAAAGgaaagaggagcaggagagagagattctGATGAAGGCAGCAAAG TCTCGTTCTCGTCAAGAAGACCCTGAGCAGCTGCGGTTGAAACAGAAGGCCAAAGAG ATGCAGCAGCAGGAGCTGTTTCAGTTGAGACAGAAGGAAGCTAACCTGACGGCGCTGGCAGCCATCGGCCCCAGGAAGAAGAGGAAAATGGAGGCTGCAGCCGCTGCAGCTGGAGCTGAG ggctCAGGGTCCAGTCCCTCTgcctctggtagtggtagttcaGGAGCATCCAGACAGTTTATCCGCCAGCGCATCACGCGTGTCAACCTCAGGGACCTGCTCTTCTGTttggagaatgagagagacaccAGTCACTCCCATCTCCTCTACAAAGGCTTCCTCAAATAG